One stretch of Gouania willdenowi chromosome 16, fGouWil2.1, whole genome shotgun sequence DNA includes these proteins:
- the chrnb2 gene encoding neuronal acetylcholine receptor subunit beta-2 isoform X2 codes for MDGWRLMMLALSAIAGGGFGADTEERLVEHLLNPAHYNKLIRPATNGSELVTVQLMVSLAQLISVHEREQVMTTNVWLTQEWQDYRLTWVPEEFDGMMKVRLPSKHIWLPDVVLYNNADGVYEVSFYSNAVVSHDGSIFWLPPAIYKSACKIEVKHFPFDQQNCTLRFRSWTYDRTEIDLVLRADVASMDDFTPSGEWDIIALPGRRNENPADPSYVDITYDFIIRRKPLFYTINLIIPCVLITSLAILVFYLPSDCGEKMTLCISVLLALTVFLLLISKIVPPTSLDVPLVGKYLMFTMVLVTFSIVTSVCVLNVHHRSPTTHTMPPWVKLVFLNKLPALLFMRQPRNSCERQRLRQRRRAQEQKEGGRSGEVSALMVGLGQGSGGTGTTSTAVFNKEDSDPCTCYVNRASVKQFGGDLTGAGGGSMDGLNRIRESREGGSGNLPRGKQAGGGPALNKALLAQACPGFEEAVEGVRFIANHMKSEDDDQSVSEDWKYVAMVIDRLFLWIFVFVCVFGTLGMFMQPLFQNYTAKTITSTPG; via the exons GTGGCTTTGGGGCAGACACAGAGGAGCGCTTGGTTGAGCATCTCCTAAACCCAGCTCACTACAACAAACTGATCCGTCCAGCGACCAATGGCTCTGAGCTGGTAACTGTGCAGCTGATGGTGTCGTTGGCTCAGCTCATCAGTGTG CATGAACGAGAGCAGGTGATGACCACCAACGTCTGGCTGACGCAG GAGTGGCAGGACTATCGTCTGACTTGGGTCCCTGAGGAGTTTGACGGGATGATGAAGGTCAGGCTGCCTTCCAAACACATTTGGCTGCCTGACGTGGTCCTCTACAACAA CGCTGACGGCGTCTACGAGGTGTCCTTCTACTCTAACGCAGTGGTGTCCCACGATGGCAGTATCTTCTGGTTGCCTCCTGCCATCTATAAGTCCGCCTGTAAGATTGAGGTCAAACACTTCCCCTTCGACCAGCAGAACTGCACCCTGCGTTTTCGATCCTGGACCTATGATAGAACAGAGATTGATCTGGTGCTCCGCGCCGACGTGGCCAGCATGGACGACTTTACGCCCAGCGGGGAGTGGGACATCATCGCCCTGCCTGGCAGACGAAACGAGAACCCGGCCGATCCGTCCTACGTGGATATCACATACGACTTCATCATCCGCAGGAAGCCACTTTTTTACACCATTAACCTCATCATCCCGTGTGTGCTAATCACGTCTTTGGCCATCCTGGTGTTCTACCTGCCGTCCGACTGCGGCGAGAAGATGACCCTGTGCATCTCCGTGCTGCTCGCGCTCACCGTGTTCCTGCTACTAATCTCTAAAATTGTGCCACCTACTTCCCTCGATGTCCCTCTTGTTGGAAAATATCTGATGTTCACCATGGTTCTGGTCACTTTCTCCATCGTCACCAGCGTGTGCGTGCTTAACGTGCACCACCGTTCACCCACAACACACACCATGCCCCCGTGGGTCAAACTGGTGTTCCTCAACAAGCTTCCTGCCTTGCTCTTCATGCGCCAGCCGAGGAACAGCTGCGAACGCCAGCGGCTACGTCAAAGAAGGCGAGCGCAGGAGCAGAAGGAAGGCGGGCGCAGCGGCGAGGTGAGCGCCctgatggtgggactggggcaGGGCAGTGGGGGCACTGGGACTACATCCACAGCAGTGTtcaacaaggaggacagtgaccCGTGTACGTGCTATGTTAATCGGGCTTCTGTTAAACAGTTTGGAGGGGATCTGACTGGAGCAGGAGGGGGATCCATGGATGGACTGAACAGGATCAGGGAGTCCAGGGAGGGGGGGTCTGGAAACCTGCCTAGAGGGAAACAGGCAGGGGGGGGTCCTGCTTTGAATAAGGCACTGCTGGCCCAAGCCTGTCCAGGCTTTGAAGAGGCTGTGGAGGGAGTTCGCTTTATTGCCAACCACATGAAGAGTGAAGATGACGATCAGAGT GTGAGCGAGGATTGGAAGTACGTTGCCATGGTGATCGACCGCCTCTTCCTGTGgatctttgtgtttgtgtgcgtgttcgGGACACTGGGCATGTTCATGCAGCCGCTCTTCCAGAACTACACAGCCAAGACCATCACCAGCACGCCGGGCTGA
- the chrnb2 gene encoding neuronal acetylcholine receptor subunit beta-2 isoform X1, with product MFSLISIKASLSTSTALITSFFTGGFGADTEERLVEHLLNPAHYNKLIRPATNGSELVTVQLMVSLAQLISVHEREQVMTTNVWLTQEWQDYRLTWVPEEFDGMMKVRLPSKHIWLPDVVLYNNADGVYEVSFYSNAVVSHDGSIFWLPPAIYKSACKIEVKHFPFDQQNCTLRFRSWTYDRTEIDLVLRADVASMDDFTPSGEWDIIALPGRRNENPADPSYVDITYDFIIRRKPLFYTINLIIPCVLITSLAILVFYLPSDCGEKMTLCISVLLALTVFLLLISKIVPPTSLDVPLVGKYLMFTMVLVTFSIVTSVCVLNVHHRSPTTHTMPPWVKLVFLNKLPALLFMRQPRNSCERQRLRQRRRAQEQKEGGRSGEVSALMVGLGQGSGGTGTTSTAVFNKEDSDPCTCYVNRASVKQFGGDLTGAGGGSMDGLNRIRESREGGSGNLPRGKQAGGGPALNKALLAQACPGFEEAVEGVRFIANHMKSEDDDQSVSEDWKYVAMVIDRLFLWIFVFVCVFGTLGMFMQPLFQNYTAKTITSTPG from the exons atgttttcattgatcAGTATTAAAGCTTCCCTCAGTACCTCCACCGCCTTAATCACCAGTTTCTTTACAG GTGGCTTTGGGGCAGACACAGAGGAGCGCTTGGTTGAGCATCTCCTAAACCCAGCTCACTACAACAAACTGATCCGTCCAGCGACCAATGGCTCTGAGCTGGTAACTGTGCAGCTGATGGTGTCGTTGGCTCAGCTCATCAGTGTG CATGAACGAGAGCAGGTGATGACCACCAACGTCTGGCTGACGCAG GAGTGGCAGGACTATCGTCTGACTTGGGTCCCTGAGGAGTTTGACGGGATGATGAAGGTCAGGCTGCCTTCCAAACACATTTGGCTGCCTGACGTGGTCCTCTACAACAA CGCTGACGGCGTCTACGAGGTGTCCTTCTACTCTAACGCAGTGGTGTCCCACGATGGCAGTATCTTCTGGTTGCCTCCTGCCATCTATAAGTCCGCCTGTAAGATTGAGGTCAAACACTTCCCCTTCGACCAGCAGAACTGCACCCTGCGTTTTCGATCCTGGACCTATGATAGAACAGAGATTGATCTGGTGCTCCGCGCCGACGTGGCCAGCATGGACGACTTTACGCCCAGCGGGGAGTGGGACATCATCGCCCTGCCTGGCAGACGAAACGAGAACCCGGCCGATCCGTCCTACGTGGATATCACATACGACTTCATCATCCGCAGGAAGCCACTTTTTTACACCATTAACCTCATCATCCCGTGTGTGCTAATCACGTCTTTGGCCATCCTGGTGTTCTACCTGCCGTCCGACTGCGGCGAGAAGATGACCCTGTGCATCTCCGTGCTGCTCGCGCTCACCGTGTTCCTGCTACTAATCTCTAAAATTGTGCCACCTACTTCCCTCGATGTCCCTCTTGTTGGAAAATATCTGATGTTCACCATGGTTCTGGTCACTTTCTCCATCGTCACCAGCGTGTGCGTGCTTAACGTGCACCACCGTTCACCCACAACACACACCATGCCCCCGTGGGTCAAACTGGTGTTCCTCAACAAGCTTCCTGCCTTGCTCTTCATGCGCCAGCCGAGGAACAGCTGCGAACGCCAGCGGCTACGTCAAAGAAGGCGAGCGCAGGAGCAGAAGGAAGGCGGGCGCAGCGGCGAGGTGAGCGCCctgatggtgggactggggcaGGGCAGTGGGGGCACTGGGACTACATCCACAGCAGTGTtcaacaaggaggacagtgaccCGTGTACGTGCTATGTTAATCGGGCTTCTGTTAAACAGTTTGGAGGGGATCTGACTGGAGCAGGAGGGGGATCCATGGATGGACTGAACAGGATCAGGGAGTCCAGGGAGGGGGGGTCTGGAAACCTGCCTAGAGGGAAACAGGCAGGGGGGGGTCCTGCTTTGAATAAGGCACTGCTGGCCCAAGCCTGTCCAGGCTTTGAAGAGGCTGTGGAGGGAGTTCGCTTTATTGCCAACCACATGAAGAGTGAAGATGACGATCAGAGT GTGAGCGAGGATTGGAAGTACGTTGCCATGGTGATCGACCGCCTCTTCCTGTGgatctttgtgtttgtgtgcgtgttcgGGACACTGGGCATGTTCATGCAGCCGCTCTTCCAGAACTACACAGCCAAGACCATCACCAGCACGCCGGGCTGA